A window of the Verminephrobacter eiseniae EF01-2 genome harbors these coding sequences:
- a CDS encoding DUF3311 domain-containing protein produces MLLVLPFIWQVGGIPFVNEVALRPFGMPFPMVWQMAGVVFASTVFALVFHLDRRAGLEEEEAAFIIATAPAGGAA; encoded by the coding sequence GTGCTTCTGGTCCTGCCATTCATCTGGCAAGTCGGCGGCATTCCTTTTGTCAACGAGGTGGCGCTGCGTCCGTTCGGGATGCCCTTTCCCATGGTCTGGCAAATGGCGGGCGTGGTGTTCGCCAGCACCGTGTTCGCACTGGTGTTCCATCTGGACCGGCGCGCCGGCCTGGAGGAGGAAGAAGCGGCGTTCATCATCGCCACCGCGCCTGCCGGGGGCGCAGCATGA
- a CDS encoding sodium:solute symporter family protein, whose protein sequence is MRHTVAALLLLATIVGAIGFGRAAMRSKTVADWAVGGRRLGTLLFWFMNAGEIYTTFAVFGIAGYAWALGAPAYLAFCSVSLSFAIGYLLMPKIWRAGRSADLVTQADFFALRYDAPWLGVVTAAIGIASLVIYVQIQLVSLGLIVSLTFGQTLSPTLSLVAAGAAMVAFVLAAGLRSAAFAAAVKDVMMIVLVLLLASTVAHKVGASSMLDIFGMAEAIRPGIGKLPGADPGAPTTTVWLITAALNVALGNWVFPHLFQISYAAHSATAIRRNAIWQPIYSLAYFFIIVLGLAALVAGTMPAGNDMNAALLQFVSTQYPDWVVGLLAGTGVLLALVPGAVLLLTAGTIFTRNMVRPVCPALSEARALAVSRAALVAFAALAVWLALAHQGSLVAILLKAYSAIGMLGPGVFLAFLWRRTTASGVAAGIAVGFAALLAPFAQLCWAAWFPGWEVGLIAMALNAVTVLCVSAVTPQPAAGGVALGLRLHTHQLIRPLTS, encoded by the coding sequence ATGAGACACACCGTTGCGGCTTTGCTGCTGCTGGCGACCATCGTGGGCGCGATCGGCTTCGGGCGCGCGGCGATGCGCAGCAAGACGGTGGCGGATTGGGCCGTCGGTGGCCGCCGCCTGGGAACCTTGCTGTTCTGGTTCATGAACGCCGGCGAGATCTACACCACCTTCGCGGTTTTCGGCATTGCCGGCTATGCCTGGGCCTTGGGGGCGCCGGCCTATCTGGCGTTTTGCTCGGTATCGCTGTCGTTCGCGATTGGCTACCTGCTGATGCCCAAGATCTGGCGCGCCGGGCGCAGTGCCGATCTGGTGACGCAAGCGGACTTCTTTGCCTTGCGCTATGACGCACCGTGGCTGGGCGTGGTCACCGCTGCCATCGGCATCGCCAGCCTGGTCATCTACGTGCAGATCCAGTTGGTCAGTTTGGGCCTGATCGTTTCGCTGACCTTCGGCCAGACCTTGTCGCCCACGCTGTCGCTGGTCGCTGCCGGGGCCGCGATGGTGGCCTTCGTGCTGGCGGCGGGCCTGCGTTCGGCGGCGTTCGCCGCCGCTGTCAAGGACGTGATGATGATCGTCCTGGTGCTGCTGCTGGCCTCGACGGTGGCGCACAAGGTCGGCGCCAGCTCGATGCTCGACATCTTCGGCATGGCCGAAGCCATCCGCCCCGGCATCGGCAAACTGCCCGGTGCCGACCCCGGCGCGCCGACCACCACCGTGTGGCTGATCACCGCAGCGCTGAATGTCGCGCTGGGCAACTGGGTGTTTCCGCATCTGTTCCAGATCTCGTATGCGGCCCACAGCGCGACCGCGATTCGCCGCAATGCGATCTGGCAGCCGATCTACTCGCTGGCCTATTTCTTCATCATCGTGCTGGGCCTGGCCGCGCTGGTGGCGGGCACCATGCCTGCCGGCAACGATATGAACGCCGCGCTGCTGCAGTTCGTGTCGACGCAATATCCCGACTGGGTGGTCGGCTTGCTGGCGGGCACCGGCGTCCTGCTGGCGCTCGTGCCCGGCGCGGTGCTGCTGCTCACGGCCGGCACGATCTTCACGCGCAACATGGTCAGGCCGGTCTGCCCGGCGCTGAGCGAAGCGCGCGCCTTGGCGGTCTCGCGCGCCGCGCTGGTGGCGTTCGCTGCGCTGGCCGTGTGGCTGGCGCTGGCGCACCAGGGCTCTCTGGTGGCGATCTTGCTCAAAGCCTATTCCGCCATTGGCATGTTGGGCCCTGGTGTGTTCCTGGCCTTTCTGTGGCGCAGAACCACGGCCTCGGGCGTGGCCGCCGGCATCGCCGTGGGCTTTGCCGCATTGCTCGCCCCATTTGCGCAACTGTGCTGGGCCGCCTGGTTTCCGGGGTGGGAGGTGGGCCTGATCGCGATGGCGCTCAATGCCGTCACCGTGCTTTGCGTCAGCGCGGTAACGCCGCAGCCTGCGGCGGGCGGCGTTGCGCTGGGCCTGCGCTTGCACACGCACCAATTGATCCGACCCCTGACCTCGTGA
- a CDS encoding VOC family protein, with translation MNTNPLGIRRLDHVAWSVAQMAPVIAFYQRVFEAQILYRIGPVDAAQLPRQADGRDWTEAHLGIAGARLDLVLLGLPGGIRLELFSYAGPASATSAPLPGNHVGSHHLGIEVDDMAAAAQRLRDNGCTVLERIAFADGPTAGSQFQYFLDPWRNILELVVHGR, from the coding sequence ATGAACACCAATCCACTGGGCATCCGCCGCCTCGACCATGTCGCCTGGAGCGTCGCGCAGATGGCGCCCGTGATCGCCTTCTATCAGCGCGTCTTCGAGGCGCAGATTCTCTACCGCATCGGGCCGGTCGACGCAGCGCAACTGCCACGCCAAGCCGATGGCCGGGACTGGACCGAGGCCCATCTGGGCATCGCCGGCGCGCGGCTCGATCTGGTGCTGCTGGGCTTGCCCGGCGGCATCCGGCTGGAACTGTTCAGCTACGCCGGGCCGGCCAGCGCCACGAGCGCGCCGCTGCCGGGCAACCATGTCGGCAGCCATCACCTGGGCATCGAAGTCGATGACATGGCTGCGGCCGCGCAGCGGCTGCGCGACAACGGCTGCACCGTCCTGGAGCGCATCGCCTTCGCCGATGGCCCGACGGCGGGGTCGCAGTTCCAGTACTTCCTCGACCCGTGGCGCAACATCCTGGAACTGGTCGTGCATGGCCGATGA
- a CDS encoding RidA family protein translates to MTRQVFNPESMYDSVAFGFSHMVQHNGSRTLYLAGQVAWDRNGQLAGGADVVAQTRQVLANIKQVLAAAGATPANVLRLRTYVVKHSPEQLVPICKEIVDFYGAALPAANTFIGVQALALPEFLIEIEADAALD, encoded by the coding sequence ATGACCAGACAAGTCTTCAACCCCGAATCCATGTACGACAGCGTCGCCTTCGGCTTCTCGCACATGGTGCAGCACAACGGCTCGCGCACGCTGTACCTGGCAGGCCAGGTCGCGTGGGACCGCAACGGCCAATTGGCAGGCGGCGCCGACGTGGTCGCGCAAACGCGCCAGGTGCTGGCCAACATCAAGCAGGTGCTGGCCGCCGCCGGCGCGACGCCGGCCAATGTGCTGCGCTTGCGCACCTATGTGGTCAAGCACAGCCCGGAGCAACTGGTGCCGATCTGCAAGGAGATCGTCGATTTCTACGGCGCTGCCTTGCCTGCGGCCAACACCTTCATCGGCGTGCAGGCGCTGGCGCTGCCCGAGTTCCTGATCGAAATCGAAGCCGATGCGGCCTTGGACTGA
- a CDS encoding dihydrodipicolinate synthase family protein produces the protein MHRNTVDWAGYIPAITTPFTRSGALDWAALDAQLQWYLQERMHGVVLAGTSGEWFSLSAAERAELFAQAGRMIAGRITVLGGCNAYTAAEAIGHARAAERAGLDGILLTPPPYIVPSRRELVQFYTDVSDATDIPICIYNWPRGCVVDMDVELLEELAEIDHVVAIKNSTGNFALFLQGAYALRDKVRYFNMPTTELGADLARLGVSDGLMGAGGVLGADHPDFWRLLAAGDKAGALVLGERDRVLMKAWFNQDFAGRFGSAQAILKTALRLRGVPAGHVRRPLLELTADDIAQVRATLEGLGIATAALAGA, from the coding sequence ATGCACCGCAACACCGTCGACTGGGCAGGCTACATCCCTGCCATCACCACCCCCTTCACCCGCAGCGGGGCGCTGGACTGGGCGGCGCTGGACGCCCAACTGCAGTGGTATCTGCAAGAGCGCATGCACGGCGTGGTGCTGGCGGGCACTTCGGGCGAATGGTTCAGCCTGAGCGCGGCCGAGCGCGCCGAATTGTTTGCCCAGGCCGGCCGCATGATCGCCGGGCGCATCACCGTGCTCGGCGGCTGCAATGCCTACACGGCGGCCGAGGCCATCGGCCACGCGCGCGCGGCCGAGCGCGCCGGGCTCGATGGCATCTTGCTGACGCCGCCGCCCTACATCGTGCCGAGCCGGCGCGAGTTGGTGCAGTTCTACACCGACGTGTCCGATGCCACCGACATTCCGATCTGCATCTACAACTGGCCGCGCGGCTGCGTGGTGGACATGGATGTCGAACTGCTGGAAGAACTGGCCGAGATCGATCATGTCGTGGCGATCAAGAACTCGACCGGAAATTTCGCACTGTTCCTGCAAGGGGCCTACGCACTGCGCGACAAGGTGCGCTACTTCAACATGCCGACCACGGAACTCGGCGCGGACCTGGCGCGGCTGGGGGTCAGCGACGGCCTGATGGGGGCCGGCGGCGTGCTGGGCGCAGACCATCCCGATTTCTGGCGCCTGCTGGCGGCCGGCGACAAGGCCGGCGCGCTGGTGTTGGGCGAGCGCGACCGGGTGCTGATGAAAGCCTGGTTCAACCAGGACTTCGCCGGCCGGTTCGGCAGCGCGCAGGCCATTCTCAAGACGGCGCTGCGCCTGCGCGGCGTGCCCGCAGGCCATGTCCGCCGGCCGCTGCTCGAACTGACGGCGGATGACATCGCGCAGGTGCGTGCCACCCTCGAAGGACTGGGCATCGCCACCGCCGCGTTGGCCGGCGCATGA
- a CDS encoding NAD(P)/FAD-dependent oxidoreductase has protein sequence MTGVPSAVGRRPERIATLVVGGGLLGCAVSYLLAAAGTEVLLVDKGQLNAQASGQNAGSLHFQLEYRMLENGALAARKAAEAMPLHLHALRAWSRLEAELGADLGVRQQGGLMVAESAEQVRRLGRKIALEQAAGLQTELLDRSAVRARAPYLGAAVVAAAFCPAEGKADPRRCALAYARAALRLGAQVHARTGVQALCRNGRRWRVVFDDGGVCHAEQVVLAAGAWTGRLAQMAGSVLPVFPVGLTMAVTAPAAPLVTHLVQHAGRRLSLKQTPEGNVLIGGGWPAALRQTGAWVDLDRRPQLLLPSLSGNMAAAVAVVPAVAQLPVLRVWTGTTALVADQLPLLGAVPKAAGLFVATGGSAFTLAPTYARILADKLLGKPDAFDLRAYDPERFASLTLA, from the coding sequence ATGACCGGGGTGCCGTCGGCCGTCGGGCGCCGGCCCGAGCGCATCGCCACGCTGGTGGTCGGCGGCGGCCTGCTCGGCTGTGCTGTCAGCTACCTGCTGGCGGCCGCCGGCACCGAGGTGCTGCTGGTCGACAAGGGCCAGCTCAACGCCCAGGCTTCGGGCCAGAACGCAGGCAGCCTGCACTTCCAGTTGGAGTACCGGATGCTGGAAAACGGCGCGCTGGCGGCGCGCAAGGCGGCCGAGGCCATGCCCTTGCATCTGCACGCGCTGCGCGCCTGGAGCCGGCTCGAGGCCGAGCTTGGCGCCGATCTGGGCGTGCGGCAACAAGGCGGCTTGATGGTGGCCGAGAGCGCCGAGCAGGTGCGGCGCCTGGGCCGCAAGATCGCGTTGGAGCAGGCAGCGGGGTTGCAGACCGAACTGCTCGACCGCTCGGCCGTGCGGGCGCGCGCGCCTTATCTGGGCGCTGCCGTGGTCGCAGCCGCCTTCTGCCCCGCCGAGGGCAAGGCCGACCCGCGCCGCTGTGCGCTGGCCTATGCCCGCGCTGCGCTGCGCCTGGGCGCGCAGGTGCATGCGCGCACGGGCGTGCAAGCGCTGTGCCGCAATGGCCGCCGCTGGCGCGTCGTTTTCGACGACGGCGGGGTCTGCCACGCCGAGCAGGTGGTGCTGGCAGCGGGCGCATGGACCGGCCGGCTGGCGCAAATGGCCGGCAGCGTGCTGCCGGTGTTTCCGGTGGGGCTGACCATGGCGGTCACCGCGCCGGCCGCGCCCTTGGTCACGCACCTGGTCCAGCATGCCGGACGGCGCTTGTCGCTCAAGCAAACGCCCGAAGGCAATGTCCTGATCGGCGGCGGCTGGCCGGCCGCGCTGCGGCAAACCGGTGCTTGGGTCGATCTCGATCGCCGGCCGCAATTGCTGCTGCCCTCGCTGAGCGGCAACATGGCCGCTGCGGTCGCGGTCGTGCCCGCCGTCGCGCAACTGCCGGTGCTGCGCGTCTGGACTGGCACGACCGCGCTGGTGGCCGACCAATTGCCGTTGCTCGGCGCAGTGCCCAAGGCCGCCGGCCTGTTCGTCGCCACCGGCGGCTCGGCCTTCACGCTGGCCCCGACCTACGCCCGCATCCTGGCCGACAAACTGCTCGGAAAGCCCGATGCTTTCGACCTGCGCGCCTACGACCCTGAACGCTTCGCGAGTCTGACCCTTGCCTGA
- a CDS encoding (2Fe-2S)-binding protein encodes MPDRIRIHAGVRRPAPIVIHVNGVATPCHPGETVATALLAAGIVVFRRTASGAPRAPVCNMGVCFDCLVSIDGRPAVRSCMTRVAAQMRIGLPDHG; translated from the coding sequence TTGCCTGATCGCATCCGCATCCATGCCGGCGTGCGCCGGCCCGCGCCCATCGTCATCCATGTCAATGGCGTCGCCACCCCATGCCATCCCGGCGAGACGGTGGCAACGGCCCTGCTGGCTGCGGGCATCGTCGTCTTTCGCCGCACCGCGTCAGGCGCGCCACGGGCGCCGGTCTGCAACATGGGCGTGTGCTTCGACTGTCTGGTGAGCATCGACGGCCGCCCCGCCGTGCGTAGCTGCATGACGCGCGTGGCCGCGCAGATGCGCATCGGGCTGCCAGACCATGGCTGA
- a CDS encoding FAD-dependent oxidoreductase gives MAERAESAAAAGAQAPAFDLIIVGAGPAGLSAALTAARHGLAVVVVDEQHDAGGQIFRQPPPTFCSPPSSAFDSYAFGAPLLEHARRCRAIQWRLGTTAWGVFTPPCQGRVQVAIAGTGAGDSELLEARALLIATGAYDLPVAFAGWTLPGVMSAGGMQTLLKSQFLRAGKRFVLAGSHPLLLLVADALVQAGGEILELAIARTRPALQELLAGWRAAPGHWRLLAQSAKALRNLRRHRVPIRFGTLVLRADGDPAVEQVTLGSVDSAWQVQPGTERVLQADTLVIGYGLLAASELARQAGCAVHWRPAAGGWVVRHDEQMRTSVERVCVAGEPAGVGGAEVAFLQGRLAALGIAATLHGQEPSPTLARAMRQTARALGKARRWSDLVLRLFEPRLDALARLASDDTLVCRCEEVTAGSIREFLADNPHVSDVNSVKLGCRSGMGYCQGRYCQHSVAQLLAQARQTGIEHLGVFTAQAPIKPVPAGALARLKA, from the coding sequence ATGGCTGAACGAGCCGAGTCCGCCGCCGCAGCCGGCGCCCAAGCCCCGGCCTTCGACCTGATCATCGTCGGCGCCGGACCGGCCGGCCTGTCGGCCGCACTGACGGCCGCCCGGCATGGCCTGGCCGTGGTGGTGGTCGACGAGCAGCATGACGCAGGCGGACAAATCTTCCGCCAGCCCCCGCCCACCTTCTGCAGCCCGCCATCGAGCGCGTTCGACAGCTACGCATTCGGCGCGCCTTTGCTGGAGCATGCGCGCCGCTGCCGGGCCATCCAGTGGCGACTCGGCACCACGGCCTGGGGCGTGTTCACCCCCCCGTGCCAGGGGCGCGTGCAGGTGGCCATTGCCGGCACCGGCGCCGGCGACAGCGAATTGCTCGAAGCCCGGGCGCTGCTGATCGCGACCGGGGCCTACGACCTGCCCGTGGCGTTTGCCGGCTGGACCTTGCCCGGCGTGATGTCCGCCGGCGGCATGCAGACGCTGCTCAAAAGCCAGTTCCTGCGCGCCGGAAAGCGCTTCGTGCTCGCCGGCTCGCACCCGCTGTTGCTGCTGGTGGCCGATGCGCTGGTGCAGGCCGGCGGCGAGATTCTGGAGCTGGCCATCGCGCGCACGCGGCCGGCGCTGCAAGAACTGCTGGCCGGATGGCGCGCCGCCCCGGGCCACTGGCGGCTGCTGGCCCAGAGCGCCAAAGCCTTGCGCAACCTGCGGCGCCACCGGGTTCCGATCCGCTTTGGCACCCTGGTGCTGCGCGCCGACGGTGATCCGGCCGTGGAGCAGGTCACGCTGGGCAGCGTCGACAGCGCATGGCAGGTGCAGCCGGGCACCGAGCGGGTGCTGCAGGCCGACACCCTGGTCATCGGCTACGGTTTGCTGGCCGCCAGCGAACTGGCGCGCCAGGCCGGCTGCGCAGTTCACTGGCGCCCCGCCGCCGGCGGCTGGGTCGTCCGGCATGACGAGCAGATGCGGACCAGCGTCGAGCGGGTCTGCGTGGCCGGCGAGCCGGCCGGGGTCGGCGGCGCCGAGGTGGCCTTTCTCCAAGGGCGGTTGGCGGCGCTGGGTATTGCGGCCACGCTGCACGGCCAGGAGCCGTCACCCACCCTGGCCCGGGCCATGCGCCAGACGGCGCGCGCGCTCGGCAAGGCGCGGCGCTGGAGCGACCTGGTGCTGCGCTTGTTCGAGCCTCGGCTCGACGCGCTGGCACGACTGGCCAGCGACGACACGCTGGTCTGCCGCTGCGAGGAGGTCACGGCCGGGAGCATCCGCGAATTTCTTGCCGACAACCCGCATGTCAGCGACGTGAACAGCGTCAAGCTCGGCTGCCGCAGCGGCATGGGTTACTGCCAGGGACGGTATTGCCAGCACAGCGTTGCGCAGTTGCTGGCCCAGGCCCGCCAGACCGGCATCGAACACCTGGGCGTTTTCACCGCGCAGGCGCCGATCAAACCGGTGCCGGCGGGCGCGCTGGCCCGGCTCAAGGCATGA
- a CDS encoding tripartite tricarboxylate transporter substrate-binding protein, with amino-acid sequence MARRRHRPPSPRPHGPASPHEPSPTHAKARSARDHGGRTAAFRPAPRSFCPSWKPPGRASCEPAFRWPAASGWRPQQQQREPKPGTLACASSGNGSAQHLASAFFEPLAEVEPIHVPCRGGGPALNDVMGWQALLFLANVASSLGHIRSGCLRPLAVTAGLRCRWHALHARRTGIPSPSATV; translated from the coding sequence TTGGCGCGGCGGCGGCATCGTCCCCCATCCCCACGTCCCCATGGCCCGGCATCACCCCATGAGCCGTCCCCCACCCACGCCAAGGCCCGATCAGCGCGCGATCACGGGGGGCGGACTGCGGCTTTCCGGCCCGCGCCACGGTCTTTCTGCCCTTCATGGAAACCCCCGGGGAGAGCCTCATGCGAACCGGCGTTTCGATGGCCCGCCGCCTCTGGCTGGCGGCCACAGCAGCAGCAGCGGGAACCGAAGCCCGGAACGCTCGCATGCGCCTCGTCGGGCAACGGATCGGCACAGCATTTGGCCAGCGCATTCTTCGAGCCACTGGCCGAGGTGGAACCCATCCATGTGCCCTGCCGTGGTGGCGGCCCGGCACTGAACGATGTGATGGGCTGGCAGGCTCTGCTGTTCTTGGCCAACGTGGCGTCGTCGTTGGGGCATATACGGTCCGGGTGTCTGCGGCCGCTGGCGGTGACCGCCGGCCTGCGCTGCCGCTGGCACGCCCTCCATGCCCGGCGCACTGGAATACCTTCGCCTTCGGCTACGGTATGA
- a CDS encoding enoyl-CoA hydratase/isomerase family protein — MTPTPTPASAPQDEVWSEVRGQVGFITLNRPRALNALSLAMVRALMRILLAWQSDAQVHAVAIRGSSKDGPFGAFCAGGDIRFLHQAGSQGDPQLEDFFTEEYALNHLIHNYRKPYIAFMDGIVMGGGMGISQGARLRVVTERTRMAMPETAIGLFPDVAGGYFLSRCPGHVGEWLALTGQTIGAADAIANQLADGYLRADQQAAVWDALGRQSDTDGTALADFVAARSSAADARPACARAQIDDYFSLPDATAIVTALEAARSDWASATAATLRQRSPLMLHVVLEQIRRARGMGLADELRMERGLVRHCFFLRPGRSETLEGIRALAIDKDHAPRWNPARIEDVTPAMVAPFFTSPWPAHAHPLAHLA; from the coding sequence ATGACACCGACACCGACACCGGCATCGGCACCGCAGGACGAGGTGTGGAGCGAAGTGCGCGGCCAGGTCGGCTTCATCACCCTGAACCGTCCGCGCGCGCTCAACGCCTTGTCGCTGGCCATGGTGCGGGCGCTGATGCGCATTCTGCTGGCCTGGCAGAGCGACGCGCAGGTGCATGCAGTGGCGATACGCGGCAGCAGCAAGGACGGCCCCTTCGGCGCCTTTTGCGCCGGGGGCGACATCCGCTTCCTGCACCAGGCGGGCAGCCAGGGCGACCCGCAGTTGGAAGACTTCTTCACCGAGGAATACGCGCTCAACCACCTGATCCACAACTACCGCAAGCCCTACATTGCCTTCATGGACGGCATCGTGATGGGCGGCGGCATGGGCATCAGCCAAGGCGCCAGGCTGCGCGTGGTGACCGAGCGCACCCGGATGGCCATGCCCGAAACGGCCATCGGCCTGTTCCCCGATGTCGCAGGCGGCTACTTCCTGAGCCGCTGCCCCGGCCATGTCGGCGAATGGCTGGCGCTGACCGGCCAGACCATAGGCGCCGCCGACGCCATCGCCAACCAACTGGCCGACGGCTACCTGCGCGCCGACCAGCAAGCCGCCGTCTGGGACGCGCTGGGCAGGCAAAGCGACACCGACGGCACGGCGCTGGCGGACTTCGTGGCCGCCCGATCGAGCGCCGCAGACGCGCGCCCGGCGTGCGCCAGAGCGCAGATCGACGACTACTTTTCGCTGCCCGACGCAACGGCGATCGTGACCGCGCTCGAAGCCGCCCGCAGCGACTGGGCCAGCGCCACGGCCGCCACGCTGCGCCAGCGCTCGCCGCTGATGCTGCATGTGGTGCTCGAGCAAATCCGCCGCGCGCGCGGCATGGGCCTGGCCGACGAGTTGCGCATGGAGCGCGGCCTGGTGCGCCACTGCTTTTTCCTGCGCCCCGGCCGCAGCGAAACGCTCGAAGGCATCCGCGCACTGGCCATAGACAAAGACCATGCGCCCCGGTGGAACCCCGCCCGCATCGAAGACGTGACCCCGGCAATGGTGGCCCCGTTCTTCACCAGCCCCTGGCCCGCACACGCACATCCGCTGGCGCACCTGGCCTGA
- a CDS encoding DMT family transporter: protein MRELSHSRAVLLMVATALMWSTAGVVTRHLEHARSFEVTFWRSLFTLLALLVILPAMQGRAVFAAMHKTGRMLWISGLCWCVMFTAFMLAIMLMPVANVLLTMAAGPLLTALFARAFIGHRIAPRTWVAIAVAGLGIVWMYGSQVTGLPLAGTIVALCVPVAAATNWTLVQHAQRHGQAVDLVPAVLVGAVLSVGATLPLALPLQASLHDIGLLALLGLAQLAIPCVLAVRCARVLRAPEIALLSLLEVIFGILLAWLGAGEKPGAAVLTGGALVIGALVFNELLAWKDQK from the coding sequence ATGCGCGAACTGAGCCATTCCCGCGCCGTGCTGCTGATGGTGGCCACCGCCCTGATGTGGTCCACCGCCGGCGTGGTCACACGCCACCTGGAGCATGCGCGCAGCTTCGAGGTCACCTTCTGGCGCAGCCTGTTCACGCTGCTGGCGCTGCTGGTCATCTTGCCGGCAATGCAGGGGCGGGCGGTGTTTGCGGCGATGCACAAAACCGGCCGCATGCTCTGGATATCGGGCCTGTGCTGGTGCGTGATGTTCACCGCCTTCATGCTCGCCATCATGCTGATGCCGGTGGCCAACGTGCTGCTGACGATGGCCGCAGGCCCGCTGCTCACCGCCTTGTTTGCGCGGGCATTCATCGGCCACCGGATCGCGCCACGCACCTGGGTGGCGATTGCCGTGGCGGGCCTGGGGATCGTCTGGATGTATGGCTCGCAGGTCACGGGCCTGCCGCTGGCCGGAACCATCGTGGCGCTGTGCGTGCCGGTGGCTGCGGCCACCAACTGGACGCTGGTGCAGCACGCGCAGCGCCATGGCCAGGCCGTGGACCTGGTGCCCGCCGTGCTCGTGGGCGCCGTGCTGTCGGTCGGCGCCACCCTGCCGCTGGCCCTGCCGCTGCAAGCCTCGCTGCACGACATCGGACTGCTGGCCCTGCTGGGCCTGGCGCAACTGGCCATCCCCTGCGTGCTGGCCGTGCGTTGCGCGCGCGTGCTCCGGGCGCCCGAGATCGCGCTGCTGAGCTTGCTGGAAGTGATCTTCGGCATCTTGCTGGCATGGCTGGGCGCGGGCGAAAAACCCGGCGCCGCCGTGCTGACCGGCGGCGCACTGGTGATCGGTGCGCTGGTATTCAACGAACTGCTGGCATGGAAGGATCAAAAATGA